One stretch of Tepidibacter hydrothermalis DNA includes these proteins:
- the pepV gene encoding dipeptidase PepV translates to MNIDLSVENIKDNLIESIQEIIKIPSVISDSTDKFPFGENIDNALRKTLDLCESLGFKTYYKDGYYGYAEIGQGDEMIGILGHLDVVPEGEINDWKHDPYGAVIEDNKLYGRGTQDDKGPTIAAIYAVKALMNLDVKFNKRIRFIFGTDEENLWGGISKYVENEEIPSYGFTPDSVFPMINAEKGLLQANIKCSNSSNVKLSGGNAYNAVPDRITYSGDKIDELSKELDRLNFEYSSDENSLTVIGKGSHACNPHYGINAISRLCIALNNIGVKSNSIEFIANIIGETYNGDNILPNCKDEASGKLTLNLGKINIDEDIEQIGLDIRIPVTVEKETVVNALKEKLSKYNLEYEEYDYLKSIYVPADHFLIKTLQKVYEEETGLDSTPLSSGGATYARAIDNCVAFGAVFPNRPKVEHQANEYIEIEDLIKSTKIYAKAVYELTK, encoded by the coding sequence ATGAATATAGATTTAAGTGTCGAAAATATTAAAGACAATTTAATTGAATCTATACAAGAAATAATAAAAATACCTAGTGTAATATCTGATAGTACAGATAAGTTTCCATTTGGAGAAAATATCGATAATGCACTTAGAAAAACATTAGATTTATGTGAATCTTTAGGATTTAAAACATACTATAAAGATGGATATTATGGATATGCAGAAATAGGACAAGGAGATGAAATGATAGGTATACTAGGTCATCTTGACGTTGTTCCAGAAGGAGAAATAAATGACTGGAAACACGATCCTTATGGTGCAGTAATAGAAGATAATAAGTTATACGGAAGAGGAACTCAAGATGATAAAGGACCTACAATAGCTGCTATATATGCAGTTAAAGCACTTATGAATCTTGATGTTAAATTTAATAAAAGAATAAGATTTATATTTGGTACAGATGAAGAAAATCTTTGGGGAGGAATTTCTAAATACGTTGAAAATGAAGAAATACCATCTTATGGATTCACCCCTGATTCTGTATTCCCTATGATAAATGCTGAAAAAGGACTATTACAAGCTAATATAAAATGTTCAAATTCGTCTAATGTAAAATTAAGCGGAGGAAATGCTTACAATGCTGTTCCAGATAGAATCACATATTCTGGTGATAAAATAGATGAGTTGTCTAAAGAACTTGATAGATTAAATTTTGAATACTCATCTGATGAAAATTCATTAACCGTTATAGGAAAAGGTTCTCATGCGTGCAACCCTCACTACGGAATAAATGCTATTTCTAGACTTTGTATAGCTCTAAATAATATAGGTGTAAAGTCTAACTCAATAGAATTCATTGCAAACATAATAGGAGAAACTTATAACGGAGATAATATACTTCCTAATTGCAAAGACGAAGCTTCTGGAAAACTTACATTAAATCTAGGTAAAATAAATATAGATGAAGATATTGAACAAATAGGACTTGATATACGAATTCCAGTTACAGTTGAAAAAGAAACAGTAGTAAATGCCTTAAAAGAAAAACTATCTAAGTATAACTTAGAATATGAAGAATACGATTATTTAAAATCAATATACGTTCCAGCAGATCACTTTCTAATAAAAACATTACAAAAAGTTTATGAAGAAGAAACAGGACTTGATTCTACTCCTCTATCTTCTGGAGGAGCTACTTATGCAAGAGCTATTGATAACTGTGTAGCATTTGGAGCAGTATTTCCTAACAGACCTAAGGTTGAGCATCAAGCAAATGAATATATAGAAATAGAAGATTTAATTAAATCAACTAAAATATACGCTAAAGCCGTATATGAACTAACAAAATAG
- a CDS encoding YfcC family protein has product MKKFKMPSAYTILFAIIIFVALLTWIVPAGKYDYTPEKTPIPGSYHLVDPTPQGVKDVVLSPIEGFYGAVDVALFVIVIGGFLGVVMKTGAIDAGIARIVHKLQGREKIMIPFLMVLFGLGGTSFGMAEETIAFYPLLIPVFVAAGYDTLTAVGVILLGAGMGVLGSTVNPFATGIASGFAGISLGTGIGLRFFMLVIGEVIAIIYVMRYAAKVKADPSTSLVYNMYEDNKKHFLAQDNENEFPELNSKRKLVLGLFCLTFAIMIYGVIPFSDIGITAIPTLGWWFGELTSLFLVFAIIIGLIYGMDEDELISSFVAGAKDLLGVALIVGLSRGITVVMNAGNITDTVLNLGEEALSGLGSSVFAILTYLFYIPMSFLIPSTSGLATLSMPIMAPLGDFAGVSRDIVITAYQSASGTVNLLTPTSAVVMGGLAIARVPYNTWLKFVLKFMFIVLIMVIAILGISAVI; this is encoded by the coding sequence ATGAAGAAATTTAAAATGCCAAGTGCTTATACAATATTGTTTGCAATAATAATATTTGTAGCACTACTAACTTGGATTGTTCCAGCTGGTAAATATGATTATACTCCAGAAAAAACTCCAATACCGGGCTCATATCACTTAGTAGATCCAACACCTCAAGGTGTTAAAGATGTTGTTTTATCTCCTATTGAAGGTTTTTACGGAGCTGTAGATGTAGCTCTGTTTGTAATTGTAATAGGAGGATTTTTAGGTGTTGTAATGAAAACAGGAGCTATAGATGCTGGTATAGCACGAATAGTTCACAAACTACAGGGTAGAGAAAAGATAATGATTCCATTTCTAATGGTACTATTTGGACTTGGAGGAACAAGTTTTGGTATGGCTGAGGAAACTATAGCATTTTATCCTCTTCTTATTCCTGTGTTTGTAGCTGCAGGATATGATACATTAACTGCTGTTGGTGTAATACTTTTAGGTGCTGGAATGGGAGTTTTAGGATCTACTGTAAACCCTTTTGCAACAGGAATAGCATCTGGTTTTGCTGGTATATCTTTAGGTACTGGTATAGGACTTAGATTCTTTATGTTAGTTATAGGTGAAGTAATAGCTATAATATATGTAATGAGATACGCAGCTAAGGTTAAAGCTGATCCTTCAACATCATTAGTTTACAATATGTATGAAGACAACAAAAAACACTTTTTAGCTCAAGATAATGAAAATGAATTTCCTGAACTTAATAGTAAAAGAAAGCTTGTTCTAGGTTTATTCTGCTTGACTTTTGCTATAATGATATATGGTGTTATACCGTTCTCTGATATTGGTATAACTGCTATTCCTACACTTGGATGGTGGTTTGGAGAACTAACATCTTTATTCTTAGTTTTTGCTATAATAATAGGTCTTATTTATGGTATGGATGAAGATGAATTGATATCATCATTCGTAGCAGGTGCTAAAGATCTTTTAGGAGTAGCATTAATAGTTGGATTATCTCGTGGTATAACAGTAGTTATGAATGCTGGTAATATTACAGATACAGTATTAAATTTAGGAGAAGAAGCTCTATCGGGCCTAGGTTCATCTGTATTTGCAATTCTTACTTATTTATTCTATATACCTATGTCATTCTTAATACCTTCAACATCAGGACTTGCTACACTTTCAATGCCTATAATGGCGCCTCTTGGCGACTTTGCTGGTGTTTCAAGAGATATAGTTATAACAGCTTATCAGTCTGCATCTGGTACTGTCAACTTATTAACTCCAACAAGTGCAGTTGTCATGGGTGGGCTTGCAATAGCTAGAGTTCCTTATAATACTTGGCTTAAATTTGTTCTAAAGTTTATGTTTATAGTATTAATTATGGTAATAGCAATACTTGGTATAAGTGCTGTAATATAG
- a CDS encoding PfkB family carbohydrate kinase, translated as MINLTSREKEILEFIRNNPLISQQEIADYFGITRSSVAVHITNLSKKGYIKGKGYILKDEDYVTVIGGTNIDLQGFPNENLILNDSNPGQMKISLGGVGRNIAENLVKMDVDTKLISALGKDIYGEKILKESKLVGIDMENCLISTDYATSTYLSILDESGDMKVAIASMDIFDKITIDFIKQKSNIIKNSKVGVIDTNMPKDVIEYLLSNFKEVDFFLDTVSTKKSEKVKDLIGMFHTIKPNKYEAESLSGIKINTEDDLDKCAKYFLDKGVKRIFISLGKDGVFCANEQESSIIKNPEVDVVNATGAGDAFIAGLVYSHINKYDLTYSAKFAMSASILALSHQNTINPNMSTKNIEKTLREMKLC; from the coding sequence GTGATTAATTTGACTAGTAGAGAAAAAGAAATTTTAGAATTTATAAGAAACAACCCGTTGATATCTCAACAGGAAATTGCTGATTATTTTGGAATAACTAGATCTTCTGTAGCTGTTCATATAACTAACTTAAGTAAAAAGGGTTATATAAAAGGAAAAGGCTATATATTAAAAGATGAAGATTACGTAACCGTAATAGGAGGAACTAATATAGACCTTCAAGGTTTTCCAAACGAAAACTTAATTTTGAATGATTCAAATCCAGGTCAAATGAAGATATCTCTAGGTGGAGTAGGCCGTAATATAGCAGAGAATCTTGTTAAAATGGATGTAGACACAAAATTAATATCAGCTCTTGGTAAGGATATATACGGTGAAAAGATATTAAAAGAAAGTAAATTAGTTGGAATCGACATGGAAAACTGTTTAATATCTACTGATTATGCAACATCAACTTATCTATCTATATTAGATGAAAGTGGTGATATGAAGGTAGCTATAGCTTCTATGGATATCTTCGATAAAATAACCATAGATTTTATAAAACAAAAATCAAATATAATAAAAAATTCTAAAGTAGGTGTTATAGATACTAATATGCCAAAGGATGTAATTGAGTATCTATTATCAAACTTTAAGGAAGTAGATTTTTTCCTAGATACAGTTTCAACTAAAAAAAGTGAGAAAGTCAAGGATCTTATAGGAATGTTCCACACTATAAAGCCCAATAAATATGAAGCAGAATCACTTTCAGGTATAAAGATTAATACAGAAGATGATCTTGATAAATGTGCTAAGTACTTCTTAGATAAAGGCGTTAAAAGAATATTTATAAGCCTTGGGAAAGACGGAGTATTTTGTGCAAATGAACAAGAATCTAGTATTATAAAAAATCCAGAAGTAGATGTGGTTAATGCTACAGGCGCTGGAGATGCATTTATAGCAGGCCTAGTATATAGCCATATTAATAAATATGATTTAACTTATAGTGCTAAATTTGCGATGAGTGCATCTATACTTGCTCTATCTCATCAGAATACAATAAATCCAAATATGTCAACTAAAAATATAGAAAAAACTTTAAGGGAGATGAAATTATGTTAG
- a CDS encoding pseudouridine-5'-phosphate glycosidase — translation MLEKYLKINPEVKKALDEGTPVVALESTIISHGMPYPQNIEMAKTVESIIRENGAIPATIAILNGELKVGLNAEELEYLGKSDSVLKASRRDLPFIVSKKLDGATTVASTMIIAALAGIKVFATGGIGGVHRGAQQTFDISADLQELAHTNVAVVCAGCKSILDIGLTLEYLETNGVPVVGYQTQEFPAFYTRKSGFNVDYKVDSSAELALALKSKWDLNLNGGVVVSNPIPEEFEMDYDTINSAIEDALKEADEKGIRGKESTPFLLGKVKAITAGKSLDSNIELVYNNAKVGAKLAVELSKLDK, via the coding sequence ATGTTAGAAAAATATTTAAAAATAAATCCAGAAGTGAAAAAAGCATTAGATGAAGGAACTCCAGTAGTAGCTCTTGAGTCTACTATAATATCTCACGGTATGCCTTATCCTCAAAATATAGAAATGGCTAAAACTGTTGAGTCTATAATAAGAGAAAATGGAGCAATCCCTGCTACAATAGCAATCCTTAATGGAGAATTAAAGGTTGGACTTAACGCTGAAGAACTTGAATATCTAGGTAAAAGTGATTCTGTATTAAAAGCTAGTAGAAGAGACTTACCTTTTATAGTATCTAAAAAATTAGATGGAGCAACAACAGTTGCATCTACTATGATAATAGCAGCACTTGCTGGAATAAAAGTATTTGCAACAGGAGGAATAGGTGGAGTACACAGAGGAGCACAGCAAACTTTTGATATATCTGCAGATCTTCAAGAACTTGCACACACTAATGTTGCAGTAGTATGTGCTGGTTGTAAATCAATACTAGATATCGGTTTAACTCTAGAGTACCTAGAAACTAATGGTGTTCCAGTTGTAGGTTACCAAACTCAAGAATTCCCAGCTTTCTATACTAGAAAAAGCGGATTCAACGTTGACTACAAAGTAGATAGTTCAGCTGAACTTGCTTTAGCTTTAAAATCTAAATGGGACTTAAACTTAAATGGCGGAGTTGTAGTATCTAACCCTATTCCAGAAGAGTTTGAAATGGACTACGACACTATAAATAGTGCTATAGAAGATGCTTTAAAAGAAGCTGATGAAAAAGGAATAAGAGGAAAAGAGTCTACTCCTTTCTTACTTGGAAAAGTTAAAGCAATAACTGCTGGAAAAAGTTTAGATTCTAATATAGAATTAGTTTACAATAATGCAAAAGTTGGAGCAAAACTAGCTGTAGAACTTTCTAAATTAGATAAATAA
- a CDS encoding methyl-accepting chemotaxis protein has translation MFRKFNNIRFKILTIPLIIMFMIISTISFININIAKTRLIDQMELDGVNLAKQIFNQIKNNEESIKIINGNIENDIRNLGEFISGNYATINNEYLVNIANTFKVDEINVTNSNGDVIYSNLESSVGAHFGEDHISSTVQYGNDNEFMEKIRKSRETDDYYKYGYVKISNGGMIQVGILANTVENLKRNLSIESLLDKLANEENIESVFLVDKNYTITSSSNKEDIGTIVKSEQLRSAIDNQEIHSSKYHDNDLNRDVYDITVPMHKDDVNIGSLDISISMDNINKAIASNIRMSIIVGIIAFIISSIIFYTISSNILNVIKNLVDSSQKVARGELVDDIDIKANDETGVLCNNFKDMIKSLKSIVDNVKAQASSTDEMSNHLTGISKEMSLGIESIVSAIQNIADGTTSQSYGLENINEILNNFTYKLTCIIDDIKDVDSNSKEISSTISDSTENVEKVISSVENVIIVFQELIEKISIVGQDINEINKITLLINQIADQTNLLALNASIEAARAGEQGRGFAVVADEIRKLAEQTKDSSQNINELIQTISGATESMIETSGTVNTELSNQKIDIDTAMNSFNKTILGINDIIPKIDVINKSATSLNNEKNIILEKIEEASSIAQEISASTEEISASSEQISESVSQVSSTASDLTDMTKNMTDYINEFK, from the coding sequence ATGTTTAGAAAGTTTAATAATATAAGATTTAAAATACTTACAATCCCATTAATAATTATGTTTATGATAATATCAACTATATCTTTTATAAATATAAATATTGCTAAAACAAGGTTGATAGACCAGATGGAGCTTGATGGAGTTAATTTAGCAAAGCAAATATTTAACCAAATTAAAAACAATGAGGAATCTATAAAAATTATAAATGGAAATATAGAAAATGATATAAGAAATTTAGGAGAGTTTATATCAGGCAATTATGCAACTATAAATAATGAGTATTTAGTTAATATAGCAAATACATTTAAAGTAGACGAAATAAATGTAACAAATTCTAATGGAGATGTAATATATTCTAACCTTGAAAGTAGTGTAGGAGCTCATTTTGGAGAAGATCATATATCATCTACTGTACAATATGGAAATGATAATGAATTTATGGAGAAGATAAGAAAATCTAGAGAGACAGATGATTATTATAAATATGGATATGTAAAAATTTCTAATGGAGGGATGATACAGGTAGGAATACTTGCAAATACAGTAGAAAATTTAAAAAGAAATCTTAGTATAGAAAGTTTATTAGATAAACTAGCTAATGAAGAGAATATAGAATCTGTATTTTTAGTAGATAAAAATTATACAATAACAAGTTCTTCTAACAAAGAGGATATAGGAACTATAGTAAAAAGTGAACAATTAAGATCAGCCATAGATAATCAAGAAATTCATTCTAGTAAATACCATGATAATGATTTAAATAGGGATGTATACGATATAACAGTTCCTATGCATAAAGATGACGTAAATATAGGGTCTTTAGATATATCTATATCTATGGATAATATTAACAAGGCTATAGCTTCAAATATAAGAATGTCTATAATCGTTGGAATAATAGCATTTATAATATCATCTATAATATTTTATACTATCTCAAGCAATATATTAAACGTTATAAAAAATTTGGTTGATTCATCTCAAAAAGTAGCTAGAGGAGAACTTGTAGATGATATAGATATAAAAGCGAATGATGAAACGGGAGTATTATGTAATAACTTTAAAGATATGATAAAGAGTCTTAAATCAATAGTAGACAATGTAAAAGCTCAAGCATCTAGTACAGATGAAATGTCTAATCATTTGACTGGAATATCAAAGGAAATGTCTTTAGGGATTGAAAGTATAGTTTCAGCTATACAAAATATAGCTGATGGAACAACATCTCAGTCATATGGCCTGGAAAATATAAATGAAATACTTAATAATTTCACATACAAACTTACATGTATAATAGATGATATAAAGGATGTTGATTCTAATTCAAAAGAGATAAGTTCAACTATAAGTGACAGTACTGAAAATGTAGAAAAGGTTATATCATCAGTTGAGAATGTGATAATAGTATTCCAAGAACTAATAGAAAAAATAAGTATAGTTGGTCAAGATATAAATGAAATAAATAAAATAACTTTATTAATAAATCAAATAGCAGATCAGACTAATTTATTAGCTCTTAATGCATCTATTGAGGCAGCAAGAGCTGGAGAACAGGGAAGAGGATTTGCAGTTGTAGCTGATGAAATAAGGAAGCTTGCAGAGCAAACTAAGGATTCATCTCAAAATATAAATGAATTAATACAGACAATATCAGGTGCAACTGAAAGTATGATAGAAACTAGTGGTACTGTTAATACTGAACTTTCAAACCAAAAAATAGATATAGACACAGCTATGAATTCATTTAACAAAACTATCTTAGGTATAAATGATATAATACCTAAAATAGATGTAATAAATAAATCTGCTACAAGTCTTAATAATGAAAAAAATATTATACTTGAAAAAATAGAAGAAGCATCTTCTATTGCACAAGAAATATCAGCATCAACTGAGGAAATATCAGCATCGTCAGAGCAAATTAGTGAGTCTGTAAGTCAAGTCTCATCTACTGCGAGTGATTTGACTGATATGACTAAAAATATGACTGATTATATAAATGAGTTTAAATAG
- a CDS encoding GGDEF domain-containing protein: MLIELLFILLLVNLSITAIYINVQLLSKFKNIHKLNNFIYNISGETLSSDNIEDIYFFILKELLKIIKKSSKASFLVYNEYDDIMEYKAVIGYDFKQIKDMSFKIKDLYHYEKFKNPCIIHNQKHCKDVYLNFNRYNELINIDSLDIKSTLCIPIHIDTKFSGIINIHLSEPYNTFSKYDLKIAKFIKSQMDRSLKFINLLYELNNNAHYDYLTKTMNIKYFESKFNKIHLNSKCVLILIDLNNFKYINDNFGHHQGNNILKIFSDTVRTFIRKDDLFARCGGDEFLILLKDIDLNIAQIRIAQIRESLKDIISFGVGMQEIIFNENTSLHDIFKLIDKKMYEDKKNKPKY, encoded by the coding sequence ATGCTTATTGAACTCTTATTTATACTTTTATTAGTTAATTTATCAATAACTGCAATATATATAAATGTACAGTTGCTGTCTAAATTTAAAAACATTCATAAACTCAATAATTTTATCTATAATATAAGTGGAGAGACTCTCTCCTCAGATAATATAGAAGATATATATTTTTTTATACTTAAAGAATTATTGAAAATAATAAAAAAGAGCTCAAAAGCATCTTTTTTAGTTTATAACGAATACGATGATATTATGGAATATAAAGCTGTAATAGGTTACGATTTTAAACAAATAAAAGATATGTCTTTTAAAATAAAAGATTTATATCATTATGAAAAATTTAAAAACCCATGTATAATACATAATCAAAAACACTGCAAAGATGTTTATTTAAATTTTAATAGATATAATGAATTGATCAACATAGATTCCTTAGATATAAAATCAACTTTATGTATTCCAATTCATATTGATACTAAATTTTCAGGTATAATAAATATACATTTATCAGAACCATATAATACTTTTTCAAAGTATGATTTAAAGATTGCTAAGTTTATAAAATCTCAAATGGATCGATCTTTAAAATTTATAAATCTCTTATACGAATTAAATAATAATGCTCACTATGATTATTTGACGAAGACTATGAATATAAAGTACTTTGAATCAAAATTTAATAAGATACATCTAAATTCTAAGTGTGTATTAATTCTTATAGATCTAAATAATTTTAAATATATAAATGATAACTTTGGACACCACCAAGGAAATAATATATTAAAGATATTTTCAGATACAGTTAGAACCTTTATACGAAAAGATGATTTATTTGCAAGATGCGGTGGTGATGAATTTTTGATACTTCTAAAGGATATAGATTTGAATATAGCTCAAATTAGAATAGCACAAATAAGAGAATCTTTAAAAGATATTATTTCATTTGGAGTAGGTATGCAAGAGATTATATTTAATGAAAATACATCCTTACATGATATTTTTAAACTTATAGATAAGAAAATGTATGAAGATAAAAAAAATAAGCCTAAATATTAG
- a CDS encoding SEC-C metal-binding domain-containing protein produces MSLFEKWQQLAENHTSEQEEVKFWEDYLKAESGVYNKILNDKKDVIKGNVADLAKEYGISEEYFMGFLDGISESTKNEIKLENMESDSEVTVEIDFEKLYYNMNAVEAHWLYNLEGWNDILTAEKRKEIQKKYKSSKTIVKEEKIGRNDPCPCNSGKKYKKCCGK; encoded by the coding sequence ATGAGTTTATTCGAAAAATGGCAGCAATTAGCTGAGAATCATACAAGTGAGCAAGAGGAAGTTAAGTTTTGGGAAGATTATTTAAAAGCAGAAAGTGGAGTATACAACAAAATTTTAAATGATAAAAAGGATGTAATAAAAGGAAACGTTGCTGATTTAGCTAAAGAATACGGAATTAGTGAAGAATACTTCATGGGATTTTTAGATGGAATTAGCGAAAGTACAAAAAATGAAATTAAATTAGAAAATATGGAATCAGACAGTGAAGTTACTGTAGAAATAGATTTTGAAAAATTATATTATAACATGAATGCAGTAGAAGCTCATTGGTTATATAACCTAGAAGGATGGAATGATATATTAACTGCAGAAAAAAGAAAAGAAATACAAAAGAAGTACAAGTCTTCTAAAACTATAGTTAAAGAAGAAAAAATAGGAAGAAATGATCCTTGCCCTTGTAATAGTGGTAAGAAATATAAGAAGTGTTGTGGAAAATAA
- a CDS encoding UPF0489 family protein: protein MNYYTGFFIDKPIGNNIFSHKERTQKNIYVAPLKNGTLDDVKIGKNIAFCEIEFDKEIKNFGLENFIKYDFNGKDIYIFDNHNHAFYFWIKSLKNKKFKQGIKLIHIDQHKDMREPEEYIKNIEDMEEVFNYTNFKLNVGNFIKPALNIGIFSEVFIMDNLSSFSEEIDEEIVLDIDLDIFSKDMDYIDYNLKVSKIRELISKSNVITIATSPFFINQEYAINVLRDIFKI from the coding sequence ATGAATTACTATACAGGATTTTTTATAGATAAACCAATAGGAAATAATATATTTTCTCATAAAGAGAGAACTCAAAAGAATATATATGTTGCACCATTAAAAAATGGAACATTAGATGATGTGAAAATAGGAAAAAATATAGCTTTTTGTGAAATTGAATTCGATAAAGAGATAAAGAATTTTGGTCTTGAAAATTTTATTAAATATGATTTTAATGGAAAGGATATATACATATTCGATAATCACAATCATGCATTCTATTTTTGGATAAAATCACTAAAAAACAAGAAATTTAAACAAGGAATAAAGCTAATTCATATAGATCAACATAAAGATATGAGAGAACCTGAAGAATATATAAAAAATATAGAGGATATGGAAGAGGTATTTAATTACACTAATTTCAAACTTAATGTAGGGAATTTTATAAAGCCTGCATTAAATATTGGGATATTTTCTGAAGTATTTATAATGGATAATTTGAGTAGTTTTAGTGAAGAAATAGATGAAGAAATAGTTCTTGATATAGATTTGGATATATTCTCCAAAGATATGGACTATATAGATTATAACTTGAAGGTATCTAAAATTAGAGAATTGATAAGTAAATCTAATGTAATAACCATAGCTACAAGCCCATTTTTTATAAATCAAGAATATGCAATAAATGTATTAAGAGATATATTCAAAATTTGA
- a CDS encoding TMEM165/GDT1 family protein encodes MNEFIKAFVLITLAEMGDKTQLLALAFASKFKPLYVLVGIFIGAFLNHGLAIALGNYISKLVPIEQVQLFASLLFIFFGLWSLRLDIGDDEDEDIDSKYGPIFTVAFAFFIGELGDKTQLTAMTLGANSSYPLLVLLGTVTGMIVTGGLGIIVGKLLGKKIPEVTMKIIASFVFMFFGTIGLYTYLPAIYITPLNIICYFIILILLILLIFRWNIIQKDRYYEEKLAKVLTKCKNCGQGHIESCPINQERIKIEKEYLGENIPYLGSVIKYLESLKYMHVNLYEKVHNSYKKNKD; translated from the coding sequence TTGAATGAATTTATTAAAGCTTTTGTTTTAATAACATTAGCTGAAATGGGAGATAAAACTCAACTTTTAGCCCTTGCCTTTGCATCAAAATTTAAACCATTGTATGTACTTGTGGGCATATTTATAGGTGCTTTTTTAAATCATGGACTAGCTATAGCTCTTGGTAACTATATAAGTAAATTAGTTCCAATAGAGCAGGTTCAGTTGTTTGCATCTTTATTATTTATATTCTTCGGTCTATGGTCTTTAAGACTTGATATTGGAGATGATGAAGACGAAGATATAGATTCTAAGTATGGACCTATATTTACTGTAGCTTTTGCTTTTTTTATTGGGGAACTTGGAGATAAAACACAACTTACAGCTATGACACTTGGAGCTAATTCTAGTTATCCTTTATTGGTTTTACTTGGAACTGTAACTGGTATGATAGTTACTGGTGGTCTTGGTATTATAGTTGGAAAATTATTAGGTAAAAAAATACCTGAAGTAACAATGAAAATAATAGCATCTTTTGTATTTATGTTCTTCGGTACAATTGGTCTCTATACATATCTTCCAGCTATATATATAACCCCTCTTAATATAATATGCTATTTTATAATACTCATATTGTTGATACTTCTTATTTTCAGATGGAATATAATACAAAAAGATAGATATTATGAAGAAAAACTAGCGAAAGTTTTAACTAAATGCAAAAACTGTGGACAAGGTCACATAGAATCATGTCCAATAAATCAAGAAAGAATTAAAATAGAAAAAGAGTATTTAGGTGAAAATATTCCTTATCTAGGAAGTGTTATAAAATACCTAGAGAGTTTAAAATATATGCATGTAAATCTTTACGAAAAGGTTCATAATAGTTATAAAAAAAATAAAGATTAA